A single Musa acuminata AAA Group cultivar baxijiao chromosome BXJ2-1, Cavendish_Baxijiao_AAA, whole genome shotgun sequence DNA region contains:
- the LOC135598323 gene encoding uncharacterized protein LOC135598323 isoform X2, producing MSSMAAGGGEGEDELVTPGELLGDSSGLIAGTGAYVAPNGRSIRASLAGIRRITPPQSDAADQRSTVEVVGHKAQGAVPQPGSVVIARVTKVMARMASADIMCVESKAVREKFTGIIRQQDVRATEIDKVDMYLSFHPGDIIRALVLSLGDARAYYLSTAKNELGVVSAQSIAGATMVPISWTEMQCPLTGQVEKRKVAKVD from the exons ATGAGCAGCATGGCGGCAGGCGGCGGCGAGGGCGAAGACGAACTCGTCACCCCTGGGGAGCTGCTCGGCGACTCCAGCGGACTAATCGCCGGCACGGGAGCCTATGTCGCTCCCAACGGTCGCTCTATCCGCGCTTCCCTTGCCGGCATCCGCCGTATAACCCCTCCCCAATCTGATGCTGCCGACCAG AGATCGACCGTGGAAGTTGTCGGGCACAAGGCCCAGGGTGCTGTTCCACAGCCCGGTTCTGTGGTTATTGCTCGA GTAACAAAAGTGATGGCCCGTATGGCATCAGCTGATATAATGTGTGTTGAGTCCAAAGCTGTGAGGGAAAAGTTTACTGGCATAATTAG GCAACAAGATGTTCGTGCAACTGAAATTGATAAGGTGGACATGTACCTCTCTTTTCATCCTGGTGACATCATTCGAGCTCTTGTT CTTTCTCTTGGAGATGCAAGGGCATATTACCTTTCTACTGCAAAGAATGAACTGGGAGTAGTTTCTGCTCAAAGCATAGCAG GTGCTACCATGGTTCCAATCAGTTGGACGGAGATGCAATGCCCATTGACTGGCCAAGTTGAGAAGAGAAAGGTTGCAAAGGTTGATTAG
- the LOC135598323 gene encoding uncharacterized protein LOC135598323 isoform X1 — protein MSSMAAGGGEGEDELVTPGELLGDSSGLIAGTGAYVAPNGRSIRASLAGIRRITPPQSDAADQRSTVEVVGHKAQGAVPQPGSVVIARVTKVMARMASADIMCVESKAVREKFTGIISVINSCCNRQQDVRATEIDKVDMYLSFHPGDIIRALVLSLGDARAYYLSTAKNELGVVSAQSIAGATMVPISWTEMQCPLTGQVEKRKVAKVD, from the exons ATGAGCAGCATGGCGGCAGGCGGCGGCGAGGGCGAAGACGAACTCGTCACCCCTGGGGAGCTGCTCGGCGACTCCAGCGGACTAATCGCCGGCACGGGAGCCTATGTCGCTCCCAACGGTCGCTCTATCCGCGCTTCCCTTGCCGGCATCCGCCGTATAACCCCTCCCCAATCTGATGCTGCCGACCAG AGATCGACCGTGGAAGTTGTCGGGCACAAGGCCCAGGGTGCTGTTCCACAGCCCGGTTCTGTGGTTATTGCTCGA GTAACAAAAGTGATGGCCCGTATGGCATCAGCTGATATAATGTGTGTTGAGTCCAAAGCTGTGAGGGAAAAGTTTACTGGCATAATTAG TGTTATTAATTCTTGCTGTAACAGGCAACAAGATGTTCGTGCAACTGAAATTGATAAGGTGGACATGTACCTCTCTTTTCATCCTGGTGACATCATTCGAGCTCTTGTT CTTTCTCTTGGAGATGCAAGGGCATATTACCTTTCTACTGCAAAGAATGAACTGGGAGTAGTTTCTGCTCAAAGCATAGCAG GTGCTACCATGGTTCCAATCAGTTGGACGGAGATGCAATGCCCATTGACTGGCCAAGTTGAGAAGAGAAAGGTTGCAAAGGTTGATTAG